Proteins from one Triticum aestivum cultivar Chinese Spring chromosome 7A, IWGSC CS RefSeq v2.1, whole genome shotgun sequence genomic window:
- the LOC123154158 gene encoding uncharacterized protein, with protein MPNSQKRKATVAPAPRRRPPPRMEYRARSDEAWYGARVVVQDGWLRVMFENFPEDADEWYNPGADLASPGDVDALRARFRRACLALDDAHCGDLRPGDQLCLACDMHGGEIKYYDAVLEAVEKAPHGTVDGEERCACRFTARWTEGPRRGCSDKVGVEVVCCVQESPIQDPVLTEFLDHVRNRFGDGQEEATAASQQAAPSGEGEIAPVSSLTYSSSSLSSSF; from the exons ATGCCGAACTCGCAAAAGCGGAAGGCCACCGTCGCGCCGGCGccgcggcgccgcccgccgccccgtatGGAGTACCGCGCGCGGTCCGACGAGGCATGGTACGGCGCACGCGTGGTGGTGCAGGACGGCTGGCTGCGCGTCATGTTCGAGAATTTCCCCGAGGATGCGGACGAGTGGTACAATCCAGGGGCTGACCTCGCATCCCCGGGCGACGTGGACGCGCTCCGTGCCAGGTTTCGCCGGGCGTGCCTCGCCCTCGACGACGCCCATTGTGGCGACCTCCGCCCGGGCGACCAGCTCTGCCTCGCCTGCGACATGCACGGCGGCGAGATCAAATACTACGACGCCGTCCTTGAGGCC GTAGAGAAGGCGCCTCACGGCACCGTGGACGGCGAGGAGCGGTGCGCGTGCCGTTTCACGGCGCGCTGGACGGAGGGGCCGCGCCGCGGTTGCTCGGACAAGGTGGGCGTCGAGGTGGTATGCTGTGTGCAGGAGTCACCGATCCAAGATCCGGTGCTGACCGAGTTCCTGGACCATGTGAGAAACCGGTTCGGCGACGGCCaggaggaggcgacggcggcgtctcAGCAGGCAGCCCCGAGCGGTGAGGGGGAAATTGCGCCGGTGTCCAGCCTCACATACTCCTCGAGTAGCTTGTCTTCTTCTTTTTAA